A region of Ictidomys tridecemlineatus isolate mIctTri1 chromosome 4, mIctTri1.hap1, whole genome shotgun sequence DNA encodes the following proteins:
- the LOC106144647 gene encoding olfactory receptor 5T7 gives MKNVTEVAVFVLRGFTDNPELQIFFFLLFLAVYLFTLMGNLGLIVLVIGDSRLHNPMYYFLSVLSSIDACYSSVITPNMLVDFLSREKTISFGACAAQMFFAVTCGTTECFLLAAMAYDRYVAIYNPLLYSVSMSPRVYVPLILASCVGGILHATTHTTATFSLSFCGSNIINHIFCDIPPLLAISCSDTRPNQLLLFYFAGSIQLCTILVILISYGFILLAILRIRSAEKKQKVFSTCGSHLTIVSIFYGTAVFMYVRPTNNSALEHDMVVSIFYTTFISMLNPLIYSLRNKDIKQAMRKVFGNNQLINKVCFS, from the coding sequence atgaagaatgtcactgaagTAGCTGTATTTGTGTTGAGGGGCTTCACTGACAATCCTGAACTGCagatcttcttcttcctcctgtttCTAGCAGTTTACCTTTTTACTCTCATGGGAAATTTAGGACTGATTGTACTGGTCATTGGGGATTCCCGGCTGCACAACCCAATGTACTATTTTCTGAGTGTACTGTCTTCCATAGATGCCTGCTATTCGTCTGTTATCACTCCAAATATGTTGGTAGACTTTTTGTCAAGGGAGAAAACCATTTCATTTGGTGCCTGTGCAGCCCAGATGTTTTTTGCTGTAACCTGTGGAACCACAGAGTGCTTTCTCTTGGCTGCCATGGCTTAtgatcgctatgtggccatctaCAACCCACTTCTGTATTCAGTGAGCATGTCACCCAGGGTCTATGTGCCACTCATCTTGGCTTCCTGTGTTGGTGGAATTCTGCATGCTACAACACACACCACAGCCACTTTCAGCCTGTCCTTCTGTGGATCCAACATAATCAACCACATCTTCTGTGACATCCCTCCTCTCCTTGCAATTTCCTGTTCTGACACCCGCCCCAATCAGCTTCTGCTCTTCTACTTTGCTGGCTCTATTCAGTTATGTACTATATTAGTCATCCTGATCTCCTATGGTTTTATTCTGTTGGCTATTCTGAGAATACGCTCTgctgaaaaaaaacagaaagtctTTTCTACCTGTGGTTCTCACTTAACTATAGTGTCCATTTTTTATGGTACTGCTGTATTCATGTATGTGAGACCAACAAACAATTCTGCTTTGGAGCATGACATGGTAGTTTCAATATTTTACACCACTTTTATTTCCATGCTGAATCCTCTCATCTACAGTTTGAGGAACAAAGATATTAAACAAGCAATGAGGAAAGTGTTTGGGAATAATCAACTTATCAATAAAGTCTGTTTTTCATAG